GCCCTCATCACGACGACCGGCCGAATCGAAGCGCCGGAAGGCCTCGCCCACGCCAACGCCCAGGGCGGCAGCGACAGCATCCGGAGACGACTTGGAATCGGAACGTGTTGCCGGTCTTCCCGGAGCGGGTCCACGCTGGCAGCGTCGGAAAACGGAGCGTCCGCAGGAGATCCTGAGTGCGGCGCGCGATCTGTTTCTGCAGCAGGGATTCCGCGAGACGCGCATGATCGATGTCGCCCGGCATGCCGGCGTGCGTCCGGGCACGCTGTACGTGTATTACCGGAACAAGGAAGCGCTGCTGGAGGCCGTGGTGAAAGAAGCGGTGGCGCCGGCCATCGCCTTTGCGGAGCAGCGCTTGCAGGGGCGTCACGACAGCGCAGCCGCCTTGCTGAAGGAGCTCATGCTCGGATGGTGGCACGAGTTCGGCGCGACGCCCGCGAGTGGCGTCTTGTGGCTGATGGTCGCCGAGGCCGCGCACTTTCCCGAGATGGCCCAGCTCCTCGTCGAGGAGATCCAGGTGCGGGCTCGACGTATCTGCATGACCGTGCTGAAGCGGGGGATGGCGTCGGGCGAGTTCCGGCGGATCGACGCCGAGCAGGTGGCATTGGTGTTGATGGCCCCATTGACGTGGGCCTCGGTGCACCGTGCATCGCTGGCTCCGTTCGACCCCGGCTTCAGCGACCTGCCCCGGTATCTGGAGACCCACCTCGATATCGTGCTGTACGGGTTGTTCGCGCAGCCTTCACGGGCCGGGGCGAAAGCCGCTCACGGCGGTGTCTGATGCGGTCATCCCGTGACGGTGTCTGATGCGGTCACCTCGTGGCCGTGGTACGTGGCGCGATAGCGCAGGGCTTCGGCCAGGTGCTGTCGGGTCACGACATCCGTGTCATCGAGATCCGCAACGGTCCGGGCGACCCGCAGCACGCGGTGGTAGGCACGCGCCGAGAGTGTGAGGCGATCGGCGGCGCGTACGAGAAGGGCGCGGGCATCGGGTTCGAGCCGGGAGGCGGGAGCGATGAGGCGGGAAGGCGCGGACGCGTTGGTGAAAGGGGTGGCGCCCGTGTGCGAGGGCGACGGGAGGTGTGCGTAGCGCAGTCGTTGTCGTTCGCGGGCGGCGATCACCCGTTGGCGTATGGTCGCCGAACATTCCGGCGCGGGCTGCAGGGACAGGGTTTCGGGTGGCACACGCCGCACGTGCACATGCAGATCGATGCGGTCGGCCAATGGACCGGAAAGCCGTGCGCGATGGCGTTCGAGTTCGGCGACGGAGCAGCGGCATGATCTGTCTTCCGATCCCGCATAGCCGCACAGGCACGGATTGCTGGCGGCAACCAGGGCAAAGCGCGAGGGGAATCGTACCGCGCGGGCGGCTCGTGCTACCACCACGGCGCCGTCTTCGAGAGGCTGACGCAGGGCCTCGAGCGTGTGCCGCGGAAAGAGCGACAACTCGTCGAGGAACAGTACGCCGTGGTGAGCGAGACTGACCTCACCGGGCCTGGGCCAGCTGCCGCCTCCGATGAGGCCGGCCTGACTCACCGAATGATGTGGCGCGCGGAACGGACGACCGAGATCGATGGCGGCCTGTTCGTCCGGCCCGAGCATTCCGGCCACGGAGTGAATGGCCAGCACTTCCAGTGCCTCCTGGTCATCGAGGGGAGGCAGGATACCCGGCATGCGTCTGGCGAGCATGGTTTTGCCGGCACCGGGTGGACCTTGCAAGAGGAGGTTGTGCGCGCCGGCGGCGGCTATCTCGACAGCACGGACGGCCAGTGCCTGGCCCATCACATCGCCCAGGTCCGGCGTCCCGACCGACCGGACACTGGAGCGGCGGATGCGGATATCGCTGCGCGCCGTGCCATCGCGCAGGGCGGCCACCAATTCGGCCAATGTGCGTGGCCCCATCGCCCGGGCGCCCGGTACACGCAGCGCTTCCTGCAGATTGTCGGGCGGCACGATGAGCAGGGCGTCACTGGTCGCAGCCACAT
The nucleotide sequence above comes from Gemmatimonas aurantiaca. Encoded proteins:
- a CDS encoding YifB family Mg chelatase-like AAA ATPase, with the translated sequence MLAAAPSAAVLGIDALDILVEVHVANGLPQWTLVGLAATAVKESRDRVHAALVNSGFAVPSRRVTVSLTPGDVQKQGTAFDLPIALAVLAASGQLPADVLATTCAIGELGLDGQLRPVRGVLAVARHVAATSDALLIVPPDNLQEALRVPGARAMGPRTLAELVAALRDGTARSDIRIRRSSVRSVGTPDLGDVMGQALAVRAVEIAAAGAHNLLLQGPPGAGKTMLARRMPGILPPLDDQEALEVLAIHSVAGMLGPDEQAAIDLGRPFRAPHHSVSQAGLIGGGSWPRPGEVSLAHHGVLFLDELSLFPRHTLEALRQPLEDGAVVVARAARAVRFPSRFALVAASNPCLCGYAGSEDRSCRCSVAELERHRARLSGPLADRIDLHVHVRRVPPETLSLQPAPECSATIRQRVIAARERQRLRYAHLPSPSHTGATPFTNASAPSRLIAPASRLEPDARALLVRAADRLTLSARAYHRVLRVARTVADLDDTDVVTRQHLAEALRYRATYHGHEVTASDTVTG
- a CDS encoding TetR/AcrR family transcriptional regulator produces the protein MESERVAGLPGAGPRWQRRKTERPQEILSAARDLFLQQGFRETRMIDVARHAGVRPGTLYVYYRNKEALLEAVVKEAVAPAIAFAEQRLQGRHDSAAALLKELMLGWWHEFGATPASGVLWLMVAEAAHFPEMAQLLVEEIQVRARRICMTVLKRGMASGEFRRIDAEQVALVLMAPLTWASVHRASLAPFDPGFSDLPRYLETHLDIVLYGLFAQPSRAGAKAAHGGV